A stretch of Geomonas oryzisoli DNA encodes these proteins:
- the ovoA gene encoding 5-histidylcysteine sulfoxide synthase, whose protein sequence is MDLRTTHSVVLNEGDPEQKRAEILEYFNATFTIDELLYDTLKDDGAFYLRADRLRHPLIFYFGHTASFFVNKLMIARLIEKRIDPRLEAMFAVGVDEMSWDDLNEAHYDWPTRAEVKVYRDKVRELVTGLIKTLALTLPITWESPFWAIMMGIEHERIHLETSSVLIRQLPIDRVRRHEFWEICRDAGVAPENGLIPVPGGQVVLGKEEGHPLYGWDNEYGRHEAQLQGFAASKYLVSNREFLSFVEGGGYREERWWTEEGWHWRNFKQAEHPLFWVERPQGWGLRTMVEVIDLPWNWPVEVNYLEAKAFCNWLADKTGKRLRLPSEDEWYRIYDAAGVRDPQEWREAPGNINLAYWASSCPVDRFRFGELSDVVGNVWQWTETPIYAFHGFRIHPWYDDFSTPTFDTRHNLIKGGSWISTGNEATRDSRYAFRRHFFQHAGFRYVESDNQVQLHEDPYETDALAAQYCDAHYGPERFGVPNFAKACADICLEVTSGRTRGHALDLGCAVGRASFELARGFDRVTGIDFSSRFFRLAARMQEEGYLRYALPEEGEIVSYHELSLDELGLAALRDRVQFYQGDACNLPDKFSGYDLILAANMLDRLYSPRRFLAGIRGRLNSGGLLVLVSPYTWLEEYTKKEEWLGGYREAGEPVWTLDALKAELSPHFRMLGEPRDVPFVIRETRRKFQHGISELTVWELK, encoded by the coding sequence ATGGATCTCAGAACCACTCATAGCGTAGTACTGAACGAAGGGGACCCGGAACAGAAACGCGCCGAGATACTGGAGTACTTCAACGCGACGTTTACCATAGACGAACTGCTCTACGACACCCTGAAGGACGACGGCGCTTTTTACCTGAGGGCCGACCGGCTACGCCACCCGCTTATTTTCTACTTCGGGCACACCGCCTCCTTCTTCGTCAACAAGCTGATGATAGCCAGACTCATCGAAAAGCGCATCGACCCGCGCCTGGAGGCCATGTTCGCCGTCGGCGTGGACGAGATGTCCTGGGACGACCTGAACGAGGCCCATTACGACTGGCCCACCCGGGCCGAGGTGAAGGTCTACCGAGACAAGGTGCGCGAGCTGGTGACGGGGTTGATCAAGACCCTGGCGCTTACCTTGCCGATCACCTGGGAGAGCCCGTTCTGGGCGATCATGATGGGGATCGAGCATGAGCGCATCCACCTGGAGACCTCCTCGGTGCTGATCCGGCAGCTTCCCATCGACCGGGTGCGCCGCCACGAGTTCTGGGAGATCTGCCGCGATGCCGGGGTGGCCCCGGAGAACGGACTGATCCCCGTTCCGGGAGGGCAGGTGGTGCTGGGCAAGGAAGAGGGGCATCCGCTCTACGGGTGGGACAACGAGTACGGCCGCCACGAGGCGCAGCTGCAAGGGTTCGCCGCGTCGAAATATCTCGTGTCGAACCGCGAGTTCCTTTCCTTCGTCGAGGGCGGTGGCTACCGCGAGGAGCGCTGGTGGACCGAAGAGGGATGGCACTGGCGCAACTTCAAACAGGCAGAGCACCCGCTGTTCTGGGTGGAACGCCCGCAGGGGTGGGGGCTGCGCACCATGGTCGAGGTGATCGATCTCCCCTGGAACTGGCCGGTGGAGGTGAACTACCTCGAGGCGAAGGCTTTCTGCAACTGGCTCGCCGACAAGACCGGCAAACGGCTCCGCCTGCCCAGCGAGGATGAATGGTACCGGATCTATGATGCTGCGGGTGTCCGCGACCCGCAGGAGTGGCGCGAGGCTCCCGGCAACATCAACCTCGCCTACTGGGCCTCGTCCTGCCCGGTGGACCGTTTCCGCTTCGGGGAACTCTCCGACGTCGTCGGCAATGTCTGGCAGTGGACGGAAACCCCCATCTACGCCTTCCACGGGTTCCGTATCCATCCCTGGTACGACGACTTCTCGACGCCGACCTTCGACACGCGTCACAACCTTATCAAGGGGGGCTCCTGGATCTCCACCGGGAACGAGGCGACCCGCGACTCCCGCTACGCCTTCCGGCGTCACTTCTTCCAGCATGCCGGCTTCCGTTACGTCGAAAGCGACAACCAGGTGCAGCTGCACGAGGACCCGTACGAGACCGATGCGCTGGCGGCGCAGTACTGCGACGCACACTACGGCCCGGAGCGTTTCGGGGTTCCCAATTTCGCCAAGGCTTGTGCAGATATTTGTTTGGAGGTAACATCCGGGCGCACCAGGGGGCATGCCCTCGACCTCGGCTGCGCGGTGGGACGTGCCAGCTTCGAGCTGGCGCGTGGCTTCGACAGGGTGACGGGGATCGACTTCTCCAGCAGGTTCTTCAGGCTGGCGGCGCGGATGCAGGAGGAAGGGTACCTCCGCTACGCCCTTCCCGAGGAGGGGGAGATCGTCTCGTACCATGAGCTGAGCCTGGATGAGTTGGGACTCGCCGCGCTGCGGGACCGGGTGCAGTTCTACCAGGGGGACGCCTGCAACCTGCCGGACAAGTTCTCCGGTTACGACCTGATCCTAGCCGCGAACATGCTGGACCGGCTCTATTCGCCGCGCCGATTCCTGGCTGGCATCCGCGGCCGTCTCAACAGCGGCGGGCTCCTGGTGCTGGTTTCCCCCTACACCTGGCTGGAGGAGTACACCAAGAAAGAAGAGTGGCTGGGAGGATACCGGGAGGCGGGCGAGCCGGTGTGGACCCTCGATG
- a CDS encoding OmpA family protein produces MRREKQLRGALLLTALVSVGAMSGCAHYEVNSGRGNIPGYYIVADVQQADKAIEAARAEGKDKLCPAEFAQAEAAKNHAYDVLRACHTEEAIALAKDATAKAKALCPAKAPEPAPKPVEPPPPAPAPVAPTDQLTVTPSSVTKGDSVTLNWQSSNATNCVIEPGIGPVQPAGSMVVTPQDSVGYTLTCTGAGGSAKSTAKVDVAVPAPKPAPVVVVPPPEPAKLCKPTVINIKFDTNKSDIKAEYHDELKALADFLKEFPNAKGTIEGHTDSVGDKAANMKLSQRRADSVRNYLIKNFGIAPDRIKAVGYGPTKPVASNKTAAGKLQNRRIESNFSCD; encoded by the coding sequence ATGAGAAGAGAGAAACAGTTGAGGGGGGCTTTGCTGCTGACGGCTTTGGTCTCGGTGGGGGCCATGTCCGGCTGCGCTCATTACGAGGTCAATAGCGGGCGCGGCAATATTCCCGGCTACTACATCGTCGCCGACGTGCAGCAGGCCGATAAAGCGATCGAAGCGGCCCGTGCCGAGGGTAAGGACAAGCTCTGCCCGGCAGAGTTCGCACAGGCCGAAGCCGCCAAGAATCACGCCTACGACGTCCTGAGGGCCTGCCACACCGAAGAGGCGATTGCGCTTGCCAAGGATGCCACCGCCAAGGCCAAGGCACTTTGCCCTGCCAAGGCACCCGAACCTGCGCCCAAGCCGGTCGAGCCGCCGCCTCCCGCCCCGGCTCCCGTCGCTCCCACCGATCAACTGACCGTCACCCCGTCGTCGGTCACCAAGGGGGATTCCGTCACTCTCAATTGGCAATCCAGCAACGCGACCAACTGCGTCATCGAACCGGGCATAGGACCGGTGCAGCCGGCGGGCTCGATGGTGGTCACCCCGCAGGACAGCGTCGGCTATACCCTGACCTGCACCGGGGCCGGCGGCAGTGCGAAGAGCACGGCGAAAGTCGACGTGGCGGTCCCCGCACCGAAGCCTGCACCGGTGGTAGTGGTGCCGCCGCCCGAACCGGCCAAGCTGTGCAAGCCGACGGTGATCAACATCAAGTTCGACACCAACAAGTCGGACATCAAGGCGGAGTACCATGACGAGCTGAAGGCGCTGGCGGACTTCCTCAAGGAGTTCCCCAACGCCAAGGGGACCATCGAAGGGCACACCGACAGCGTCGGCGACAAGGCCGCCAACATGAAGCTCTCGCAGCGTCGCGCCGACAGCGTGCGCAATTACCTGATCAAGAACTTCGGCATCGCCCCCGACCGCATCAAGGCCGTCGGCTACGGGCCGACCAAACCGGTGGCCAGCAACAAGACCGCGGCAGGCAAGCTGCAAAACCGCCGCATCGAATCCAACTTCAGCTGCGACTAG
- a CDS encoding type II toxin-antitoxin system HicA family toxin: MLYIIRMTGKQLKKLLLESGWRLDRISGSHHIMIKDGRRSIPVPNHGNVDLPKGLVHAVLKQAGIRNKNAFVSCTHKEGRGRLPGDLPRFRKCYDLRADDGGSPA, from the coding sequence ATGTTGTATATCATCCGGATGACCGGGAAACAGCTTAAAAAGCTGCTGCTTGAATCGGGATGGCGGCTCGATCGCATTTCCGGCAGCCACCACATCATGATCAAGGATGGCCGCCGCTCCATTCCGGTCCCTAACCATGGCAACGTGGACCTGCCTAAAGGGCTGGTGCACGCGGTGCTCAAACAAGCGGGAATAAGGAATAAAAATGCTTTCGTATCCTGCACGCATAAAGAAGGACGCGGACGGTTACCTGGTGACCTTCCCCGATTTCGAAAATGTTATGACTTACGGGCTGACGATGGAGGAAGCCCTGCTTAA
- a CDS encoding M28 family peptidase: MNYKTAIVWVAACAVLILLIVGAVGGTMVKMPGKTHKGPLPPLTPEEKQLADRLHEHVLVLAGQIGERNVAHYHALQDAAQYVGDRLREYGLTVGEQSELVEGRTVVNLEGVLRGSRSPEEVVVIGAHYDSAPGTPGANDNATGVAALLELARRFAAVQPERTLRFVAFTNEEPPYFQGKAMGSMIYARRCRERGENIVAMLSLETMGCYYDKAGSQRYPAPLDRFYPDTGDFIAFVGNVKSRDIVHRAIGTFRKTTRFPSQGVAAPERLPGIGWSDQWSFWQLGYPGIMITDTAPFRYPHYHQPSDTPDKIDYGKLSRVVAGLDRVVGELISN; the protein is encoded by the coding sequence ATGAACTACAAGACAGCCATAGTGTGGGTAGCTGCCTGCGCCGTGCTGATACTTCTTATCGTTGGCGCCGTGGGCGGAACGATGGTCAAGATGCCCGGCAAAACGCACAAGGGCCCGCTCCCTCCCCTCACCCCGGAGGAAAAGCAGCTCGCCGACCGTTTGCACGAGCATGTCCTGGTGCTGGCCGGACAGATCGGGGAAAGAAACGTCGCCCACTATCACGCACTCCAGGACGCGGCGCAGTACGTCGGCGACCGGCTCCGGGAGTACGGCCTCACGGTCGGCGAGCAGAGCGAGCTGGTAGAGGGAAGGACGGTGGTGAATCTCGAGGGGGTGCTGCGGGGGAGCCGGTCTCCGGAAGAGGTCGTGGTGATCGGTGCCCACTACGATTCCGCTCCCGGCACGCCGGGCGCGAACGACAACGCCACCGGAGTGGCGGCCCTGCTGGAATTGGCACGCCGCTTTGCCGCGGTACAGCCGGAGCGCACCCTGCGTTTCGTCGCCTTCACCAACGAGGAACCGCCGTACTTCCAGGGCAAGGCCATGGGAAGCATGATCTACGCCCGGCGCTGCCGGGAGCGCGGCGAGAATATCGTAGCCATGCTGTCGCTGGAGACTATGGGGTGCTATTACGACAAAGCCGGAAGCCAGCGGTACCCGGCACCGCTGGACCGCTTCTATCCCGATACCGGCGACTTCATCGCCTTCGTGGGAAACGTGAAGTCACGGGATATCGTGCACCGGGCCATCGGGACCTTCCGCAAAACCACCCGCTTCCCGTCCCAGGGGGTGGCCGCCCCCGAACGCCTTCCCGGCATCGGCTGGTCCGATCAATGGTCCTTCTGGCAGCTCGGCTATCCCGGCATCATGATCACCGACACAGCCCCCTTCCGCTACCCTCATTACCACCAGCCTTCCGACACCCCCGACAAGATCGACTACGGCAAGCTAAGCCGCGTCGTCGCCGGACTCGACAGGGTAGTGGGGGAGCTCATCAGTAATTGA
- a CDS encoding type II toxin-antitoxin system HicB family antitoxin, translated as MLSYPARIKKDADGYLVTFPDFENVMTYGLTMEEALLNAEEALNGCLESDFERNFKIAEPSHVNGRNVHQVPVAPHVAVAIMLRTLRAERSQMEIAKQLNIAYQVYQRLENPRKANPTIKTLEKIAKVFGRRVELGFV; from the coding sequence ATGCTTTCGTATCCTGCACGCATAAAGAAGGACGCGGACGGTTACCTGGTGACCTTCCCCGATTTCGAAAATGTTATGACTTACGGGCTGACGATGGAGGAAGCCCTGCTTAACGCTGAGGAAGCGCTTAACGGTTGTCTCGAGTCGGACTTCGAGCGCAATTTCAAAATAGCGGAGCCATCACATGTCAACGGGAGGAACGTGCACCAGGTTCCGGTGGCTCCGCATGTGGCGGTAGCGATCATGCTTCGGACGCTGCGTGCCGAGCGTTCGCAGATGGAAATCGCCAAGCAGTTGAACATCGCCTACCAGGTCTACCAGCGCCTGGAAAACCCCCGCAAGGCCAACCCCACCATAAAGACACTGGAGAAGATCGCCAAGGTCTTCGGCAGACGCGTCGAACTCGGTTTTGTATGA